The genomic interval tttagaaatgctgtctaactgaaaagtatgaacatgaacaGCGCTGCATGCATCTTTGTCTACCACTCAAGTCAGTTGCGTTGTCTAGCATGTAGGCATTCTAATGATGGTGATATGGTCTACCttgtggtgcttttccaccgcatgggtccggctctacaTGACTTGGTTTGGCCCGGCACGCCTTAAAgcttgtcacttttccactggcaggtgACGTCGCAAAAATtctgaaatcagaaaaacaggaATCACTTTACTcattgtgtgttaatgtgttgtttttgtattttggacTGAGCACAGCTccatgccccagttctcacagatcagtttcaCTTGTTGCTTttttggctttcactggaaattttaaTCAGCCATCGGCCCAaagagcatataaacctcttcaaaacaccttgagcTGCAATTGTGAGtcatatttgtaaaaataaataaataaatatgaacacTGCGGTAACTTTAAGAGATTTAACAAGGCgctttgtgctggatttgaacgagctctgcattttgtggtgatggatatgtctctctggccaatctgGAGGGTTTGCACGTCACCATGTAGTACCTACTTGGCACGGTTGGAACCCACAGTGAGCTGGGACTAATATTACCCTGTTCCAGTGACTTGGTACAATATTTTGCCAGTAGAAATgcgtgttgttgtttgtttttgtttgtttgttccccAACCAAATATGGAAGTACATGTTGTCAATATATATTGTCAATATATCATATCAATCTAGTGTCTCCACAAACACCCTAGGATATATGATGGAAAACCCATTTAGTGTGTAAGTCTTATAAATACAGGAgttcctcgggttacgtcagtcccgagttataatgtttcgtggttactacacatttcacatttactttataaagccttgtttcgactcaagtggttttgcgtcgtaaacctTGTAatgtgaacttcgtgtttggtgtgcgcggcggtaGAAAACACGGTtgcgcggctcgggaccgaggaaggtaggtgttaggataggataagtgcttacagtatgttatttacagtatgttccgacttacaccaaaaatcggtttacgacgcgacgtaggaacggatcaacatcgtaagttgaGGACCCCCTGTAAAGGCCTTTTCACACCACGTCTGGTTTTTACGTATGTGAAGTTTTGAAAACAAACGCACGTATATTAGCTGTGGTTTTCACACAAAGGCAGAAGCAGGGACTCAAACTCCCTCAGTGAGCTTCTAAAACACTGCTGAACCCCCTGTGGTGTTCTGGAGAATGGGGTGGATTGACTGTGGCATTTAGTTGCAttgtttaaagtaaaatgataaattctTCATCATGCCTACTCTAAATCcgtgtttttaaatttttttttttttttttttcttcttccctcCTTCATCTTTCAATGATTTCAGAATGCCGAAGCAAAAAGCCCATCTGACGCGGTGCACAGGTTCCACTGCGTTTAAAAATCGCATAAGTTTTTATGTTTGAAAAATCGTACTCTGTGTGAAAAGGCTGAAGCTTCATACCCTGCTTGGCCGAAAGTCATTGTCCATTCTATGAGCTTATCTTTACATATAattgcattttgtagttctacagttagaCTGTAatccatgtgttgctctgcatacattgtgaGCTTGCATCCTTTTAGGACCACCGCTGGGCAGATGTTATTTGGGCGGTAGAACGTTTCTCAGCATTACAATTACAGAGATGTGATGGTTTGTTACTGTGTGTTCCACCGATAGGAGTGGATCACACACTGTAATcctgctggagcttttaaacactgcacactcaatTTTCACTCTCAGACACCTGTAATTTGTAGGTACACCTTGCATATTAGCAGACTACATTTTTGTGATTTGTTACAACACTGTTTGTATTAGTAGTCCTTTAGTGATCACATGATGCTTTTGAAGGATtattcagtccagcagtgatactgaagtttaaataaaagtactgtctgatctactcataccagtgcaacacatgCACCCCCACCACTGTAATTGTAgtcctgagaatgatccatcccagtgtgtgttcttgatttttttaattttattttgggcGCCAACCCTAtccaccctctcacacacctgtcccCTCCCTGGATAAAGTTATGTCACCTGGGTATCTcctttaatattgttttaacaAACTCATCTGAAAACTGTATACAGAGTTGGGGAGTAACTGCTTTCATGTGACTGTTATGTGATTACAGTTACATTTAGAGAATTCAAAATGTTGGTGATTTACAAGGGGATACCTAACCCTCTACAACAATCTACTTATAACGAATCATGGCGAatctacagttcattttgtcagctttttaCCTCGAAATAGACCAGATCACCTCCACAAAGCTCTGGTTAACTTGTGTACTCATGCCCTTGTATATAATTTTGTAAGTTGTACTTACAACTTTAGATATTTGTataaatgctgtgtttttataaatTCTATTTTTACCTAatggtaaaaatattttataacttTCTGTAGTTATCCCAAAAATCTTTTTGCTTGGCAGCTCCAACAATATTGCTTTAATTGGGCTACTTGTGCTGAAGTAGCCTAGTTTTCTTATGAGTCTTGTCTAATGTGACTATGGTTAATGCCAGAAGAAATGCAAAACATATTAAATGTAAACTACACaactttatttaaagaaaaagtgAAATTGCCAAAAATGTTAGCAGTGTTGAGAGAAATTGAATAAGTAAAAATGGAAACCTGTCTGctttaatgtgaatgggtgaatattttatttatttacccatGTTCCACAGCTTTCAGTCTGGATACAGAGCAGCCAGACTATGACCTGGACTCTGAAGATGAGGCGTTTGTGAACAGGCTGAGAAAGAAAATCGAGGTGGGGGCGCTACAGTTTGAGCTGATGATTGACCGGCTGGAGAAAGGCAGCGGCCAGCAGGTATCAGTGTTCATAATCTCTCACAGTGAGAAAAATACTTATTATGGAGACATTTGAGCAAGGCTAATTGTCAACATTCCATGTTGTGCATTACAGATTAGATCTTtaagatataaatataatttaatttctgTTCTTCAGCTCGTGACCCTGCAAGAAGCAAAGCTCTTGCTGAAGGAAGATGATGAGCTGATCAGGGAAGTGTTTGAGTATTGGAGCAGGAAGAGGAAGTCATGTAAAAGTGGTTCCCTCTCTCCAGTAGTCAAGCAGGAGAAGCGTGATGGCTCCAGCACCAATGACCCCTACGTGGCTTTTAGGCGCAGGACGGAGAAAATGCAAACCAGGAAGGTAAACGGCTATGCCACTAATGCGAGCTTTTATTTAGTAGCCCAAAATGTTAGTGTGTCATATTTGTATCAAATTAGATGCTTTAGTAGCCTAcagcattttatatatattttttattttatttatttatttttggacaaTGACAGCTTCACGTTAAACTTAGAGGCTGACTTTCTGAACACTAATAGTTTAATTATAGTAAATTCAAACaggaaaatatttataaatgccATTTAGTTTTCTGTATATGGAAAAGAATAGCAAATgatgtgaatatattttaatcagttttttgggttttttaatatGATGGAAAAATCCACAAATGCTTCTGAGAAACACAAATTGCATAGTTAAAGGTGTATATTGCGGTACAAATGGCCAATACATTACTTTAACAGTTATGCCCCTATCCCCCAAATGAAATGCATCAAGGATATATAAATATCTTGAGGTTCTTAACACTTTTAAGAATGTCTTTATGAATTCtggcacttgtttttgtgtgtgtaggtattGACCAAATTGTGGTCTTCCTAGTTCTCAGTCCAAAAGAGCCGCTTGAAACGATTGATTAATTAcctgtttattttctttaaaagaacCGCAAGAATGACGAAGCATCATATGAGAAGATGCTGAAGCTGAGGAGAGATCTGAGCAGGGCTGTCACAATTCTGGAAATGATAAAGAAACGTGAGAAGAGCAAAAGAGAACTGCTACACTTGACACTGGAAATAGTTGAGAAAAGGTACAAAAACGAAAGCTCATGCTCAATCTGGATTTCCCCCACAAGATGCCTGTGTTTTTAATTGACTGAACCTACATTAAATCATGCACAATTTAATCTTTGTGGTAATGGGTATGATTTGTACGATCTCGCTCTGAGCACACAATCTCATGACCCATGCAAAAACTTCACCTGCACAAGGAATTTAGGCTAAACCTCTGTTCTGTCCTTAGGAATGTTCTACCTGACTTTGGCGTTGATGTCATGACTGAGGCACTGGCCATGGCCAAGCCCATTTACAAGATACCCATCATTCCCATGCCCAGCAGCAACCAGTATCGCCACACGGAACATGTTGAGCTCAAAGACTATAAGATTAAGGTGAGCATCTTGACTAGCCTAAATTTCTGTAGCAGTGTTTCCATCCAAAGCTGCATTAAAtggtttattaaatataaatcacttttttgttgttgtggttgttggtaCATACTCTTTGCAGTGTAAGCTAGGATGTCAAATTTAGATGCCTTGCATATATTAGATACATGTTCCCAGATAAAAATATAGAGTGATGGGAATGCTTTGCTGAACAGTCCTGATGCTTATGTTGTCTCTTTTTGCTCTCCTTCAGCCGGAGAAAACAGAGGTGGTCCGCACAAAAAGGAAATATGAGAAAAAGCTGAAAATCCAGCCCTTTTCCACACCCCAGCATTCTGGCCCCTCCCTCTTCAATCCCAAAGACCTCAACCAATATGACTTTCCCAGCTCTGATGAGGATCCTTTCTCGCAAGTATGAGCATTTTTACAGTTGGTATGCCAGTGAAAATTTATGTAGGTGATTAATTAGAATGATAACCCCACAATCTAGAATACCTGCTCCTTGAAACCAACATCTGTCGACTTTTCTGCAGCACAGTCCATCAAAtaatttctaaatatatttttgtttacgttatttatttatttatatgccCCTTTTTAATATTATTGAGAATATAAATTAgttatttgatttgtttttaatgtaatatgCATTCTGCATTCCCAGATGCATTCTGGGTCATCTGAGGCTGAGGAGGAGAATGACCCTGATGGGCCATTTGCTTTCAGGAGGAAAGCAGGCTGTGTTTACCATGCTGTACGTATTGTCTCTGCTACATTTGAGCTCTCTGCACCCTCCTTGCTTCCTCTATTCTCAAGTTTTTTTTCCATAGTATCTTGATTGCAGTACAGAGCAAATAAGGCATTTCTGATCTAGTAATCAAGCCTGTTAGTGTTTTAATAAACATGTTAAGTGAGTACTTGTTTTGTTATGAAAAACATGGGAGTATCAGTCAAACACTCTTCTTATAATGTTGCATTCTCATGTTCAGAATCTTTGTTCTTTCTGTCTCTATCAGTCATtaattttccttctcttttagGCCCGTTTAGATCAGAGGGGTAGTTGGCCATGGTGTAGCAAGTCGGAAGGTGGATCATGTGACCCACGGTTTCGTTACTCACTCACCAGCCTTTCAGTACCACACTGCTGCCTAGGGTTGGCGCGGCGACGAATGGGACGTGGGGGCAGgtgattaaaaacatattataataataataatacattatttatttctataaacGTGTTGTGGGTAAGAGTGTATGTCACCCAGAAATATCTGACCCCTGAAAAAGCAGCATTGGAGCTAATTGTGAACTGTTTCTTTGTGTTGTAAATGGTTTTTCCCTGTGTAGATCTCTCTTGGACCGTGCCCATTCGAATCTAGACAGTGTTTTCCATAGTCTTGACTCCACTGCAGAAGAGTTGTCATATGCTGCTTCTCCACTTCGCCCAGAATGCACCTCTTACAGCAGTTCCCCCAAGCCAGCCACCTCATTGCCAGCTTCTTTGCCCTGTTCCTCCACTTCCCTGCATCTAAGGGAAATCCTACACAACATAAAGG from Hoplias malabaricus isolate fHopMal1 chromosome 3, fHopMal1.hap1, whole genome shotgun sequence carries:
- the epc1a gene encoding enhancer of polycomb homolog 1 isoform X2, which translates into the protein MFNTIATPSTLVVTLEHHLQRAISAQQVYGEKRDNMVIPVPEAESNISYYDSLYAGDFRMPKQLIHIQPFSLDTEQPDYDLDSEDEAFVNRLRKKIEVGALQFELMIDRLEKGSGQQLVTLQEAKLLLKEDDELIREVFEYWSRKRKSCKSGSLSPVVKQEKRDGSSTNDPYVAFRRRTEKMQTRKNRKNDEASYEKMLKLRRDLSRAVTILEMIKKREKSKRELLHLTLEIVEKRNVLPDFGVDVMTEALAMAKPIYKIPIIPMPSSNQYRHTEHVELKDYKIKPEKTEVVRTKRKYEKKLKIQPFSTPQHSGPSLFNPKDLNQYDFPSSDEDPFSQMHSGSSEAEEENDPDGPFAFRRKAGCVYHAARLDQRGSWPWCSKSEGGSCDPRFRYSLTSLSVPHCCLGLARRRMGRGGRSLLDRAHSNLDSVFHSLDSTAEELSYAASPLRPECTSYSSSPKPATSLPASLPCSSTSLHLREILHNIKACRWRHFKPRTLTSRSLCPATTFMAGSCSNTAAAGSTTATAVSVFTAEQYQEHQEQLVLMQKHQLEQIQQQAGDASNNMQPVVSKTLDSASAQFAASALVTSDQLLTLKVKEDGVIGSGVNGILQASGVYKGLQLSAAPSASVLPSSSPMTTSASPNLPTSNSNFTTVSVHNAHNPLSNHGNNTANAAPQVLIGNNLRLSVATPQIASLNARHLPRSLGGVPPAALKLAAAASNCQLPKVSTGENHEQEKQSLSIAENTVAMEVT
- the epc1a gene encoding enhancer of polycomb homolog 1 isoform X1, with amino-acid sequence MSKLSFRARALDAAKPLPVFRCEDLPDLHEYASINRAVPQMPTGMEKEEESEHHLQRAISAQQVYGEKRDNMVIPVPEAESNISYYDSLYAGDFRMPKQLIHIQPFSLDTEQPDYDLDSEDEAFVNRLRKKIEVGALQFELMIDRLEKGSGQQLVTLQEAKLLLKEDDELIREVFEYWSRKRKSCKSGSLSPVVKQEKRDGSSTNDPYVAFRRRTEKMQTRKNRKNDEASYEKMLKLRRDLSRAVTILEMIKKREKSKRELLHLTLEIVEKRNVLPDFGVDVMTEALAMAKPIYKIPIIPMPSSNQYRHTEHVELKDYKIKPEKTEVVRTKRKYEKKLKIQPFSTPQHSGPSLFNPKDLNQYDFPSSDEDPFSQMHSGSSEAEEENDPDGPFAFRRKAGCVYHAARLDQRGSWPWCSKSEGGSCDPRFRYSLTSLSVPHCCLGLARRRMGRGGRSLLDRAHSNLDSVFHSLDSTAEELSYAASPLRPECTSYSSSPKPATSLPASLPCSSTSLHLREILHNIKACRWRHFKPRTLTSRSLCPATTFMAGSCSNTAAAGSTTATAVSVFTAEQYQEHQEQLVLMQKHQLEQIQQQAGDASNNMQPVVSKTLDSASAQFAASALVTSDQLLTLKVKEDGVIGSGVNGILQASGVYKGLQLSAAPSASVLPSSSPMTTSASPNLPTSNSNFTTVSVHNAHNPLSNHGNNTANAAPQVLIGNNLRLSVATPQIASLNARHLPRSLGGVPPAALKLAAAASNCQLPKVSTGENHEQEKQSLSIAENTVAMEVT
- the epc1a gene encoding enhancer of polycomb homolog 1 isoform X3, with product MVIPVPEAESNISYYDSLYAGDFRMPKQLIHIQPFSLDTEQPDYDLDSEDEAFVNRLRKKIEVGALQFELMIDRLEKGSGQQLVTLQEAKLLLKEDDELIREVFEYWSRKRKSCKSGSLSPVVKQEKRDGSSTNDPYVAFRRRTEKMQTRKNRKNDEASYEKMLKLRRDLSRAVTILEMIKKREKSKRELLHLTLEIVEKRNVLPDFGVDVMTEALAMAKPIYKIPIIPMPSSNQYRHTEHVELKDYKIKPEKTEVVRTKRKYEKKLKIQPFSTPQHSGPSLFNPKDLNQYDFPSSDEDPFSQMHSGSSEAEEENDPDGPFAFRRKAGCVYHAARLDQRGSWPWCSKSEGGSCDPRFRYSLTSLSVPHCCLGLARRRMGRGGRSLLDRAHSNLDSVFHSLDSTAEELSYAASPLRPECTSYSSSPKPATSLPASLPCSSTSLHLREILHNIKACRWRHFKPRTLTSRSLCPATTFMAGSCSNTAAAGSTTATAVSVFTAEQYQEHQEQLVLMQKHQLEQIQQQAGDASNNMQPVVSKTLDSASAQFAASALVTSDQLLTLKVKEDGVIGSGVNGILQASGVYKGLQLSAAPSASVLPSSSPMTTSASPNLPTSNSNFTTVSVHNAHNPLSNHGNNTANAAPQVLIGNNLRLSVATPQIASLNARHLPRSLGGVPPAALKLAAAASNCQLPKVSTGENHEQEKQSLSIAENTVAMEVT